The region CAGGAATTAGATCCAAATTTCCCGTCAAGAAGAGGACCAGCTAAAAATATTGTCCCTTATATGAGCGGTGACCAGAAGTTTTTAGAGCCAATTATGTCGAATTCTGAAACAATTCACCAATTTGGAAATAATGCTTACGGGAAACCGGCTACAGGTCTTAATATTTTGAGAGAAGTGGTGATGGGAAGAGAATTGTTTGATTATGCTTTTAAAACATATGCAAACAGATGGAAATTCAAACACCCGACTCCTGAAGATTTCTTTAGAACGATGGAAGATGCTTCTGCAGTAGATTTAGACTGGTTTTGGAGAGGTTGGTTTTACTCAACGGATTTTGTTGATATCGGAATTAAAGATGTAAAACAATATTACGTTTCAGATACTCCAACAGCAGATCTTAAAGATGTCAAAGTGAGAAAAGGACGTTTTGGATATGAAAAAGGACCTTTTGTGTACTTAGTTGCGGGAGATAATACAGAGGTTAATCAATCTAAGAAAAAAGCTTTAAAAATTGAAGATTTCAAGCCATTGGCAGATTATGTAGATCAGACTTTTACAGCTGAAGAAAAAGCAAGCATCAAATCGCCTAAATATTTCTATGAGGTAGAATTCAATAAACCAGGCGGAATGATTATGCCAATTTTAGTTGAGATTACTTATGAAGACGGTTCTAAAGATAGTTACCAGTATCCGGCACAAATCTGGAGAAAGAGTAACGAAACGGCTAAGAAAGTGTACGCAACAACAAAAGCGATTAAGAGTATTCAAATCGATCCAAAATTGCTGACAGCAGATATCGATGTAACTAATAATTCTTGGCCTAAGGCAGAAACAAAATCAAAATTTGACTAAAATCAAAATAAAAGAACATTAAAAAGTTCATCAGGTATTAAAAGCTTGATGAGCTTTTTTCTTTTTAAGAAATGTATTTTAAAGGACTTTTTAAGTTAATTTTAAAACTCTAAGCTGCAAAATTTAATATCTTTGCGACAACAAAAAATAAAAGTTATGTTTGGTATAGGAGGAGGAGAATTAGTTTTTATTCTATTTATAGTACTAATGCTTTTTGGTTCAGATAAAGTGCCTGAAATCGCTCGTACAATGGGTAAAGCTATGGCTCAGTTAAAAAATGCAACTAATGATATCAAAAGTGAAATTCAAAAAGGAGCAGAGGCCAACGGTCTTGATTCTAAATCTTTGAATGATCTTACAGGAAACATTAATGCCGAAATTAATAATGCAAAATCGAATTTGCTTGGAGATACAGGAAATCTTTTAGGAGATACCACAAATGAAATCGAAAAAGTAAAAGAAGATATTGACTCTCTTTCAGGACCTATAAAACGCCAAAGATAATGCTTGAAAAAATACAGGAATTAGATAAAGATCTTTTAATATTTCTTAACGGATTAGGTTCTGAAACTTACGATAAACTTTGGCTGATTATTACAAATCAGTTGTATTGGACGCCATTTTTTATATTGCTGTTCTATCTTATTTATAAAAAAATAGGAGGAAAACAAACCCTGTATTTATTGCTTTTTATAGCTATTTTGATTGCTTTTACAGATCAGACTTGTAATCTGTTCAAACACACTTTCCAACGTTTACGTCCATGTAATGATCCGGAAGTAAACTCAATCATCAGAGTTGTTCAGGTCAGAAAATCGTTTAGTTTTTTCTCAGGACATGCGGCTAATACCATGGCTGTTGCAACATTCTTATTTTTGGTTTTAAAACGATACTTTAAATATTTAGGTTTCCTATTCTTATGGCCGCTAATTTTTGCTTACAGCCGTATTTATTTAGGATTGCATTATCCGGGTGATATTCTAGCAGGATATTTCTTTGGAGCTGTTTTCGGTTTCTTAATCTATTTGGTTTACAAAAGATTGAAACCACAGTATTTTCCGGGATAGATTTTTTTTTAAAGATGCTAAGATACTGAGTCGCTAAGATTCTAAGATTTTTTTCGGTAAGATTTCCTGTAGAGACGCTAACAAAATTGGAAAAATTTCAAATTATAAAAAAACCTCCAGTTAAAGCTGGAGGTTTTTTTATGAGAACTAATTCTGAAAAATTGTTTTTTCACTCCATTCTAAACCGTTAGGGAGTTGTTGTTTACTGAATTCAATATGAATAACTCTTCTTCTTTCGTTATTTGTGGTTTTGTTTGAAGCGTGAAAAAGTAGTGGTTTCATAATCATAATACCGCCTTTGTCTACTTCGCAAATGGTTTCTTTTTCATTTTCAAAATCCAAATTTTCAATTCGGATTATTCCTTTTGAATGGGAATTATTAATGACTTTCAAAGCGCCATTGTCTTTTGTGGTTTTATCAATATGAATTCTAATGGTAAAATTATCTTCTAAAATTTCTGTTGGAGGCTGAACCGCAAATTGATTTTGTTTTAAAGTCCAATTTTCAAAATTCTCAACTTCAATTTTTCTGTCTACCGAAATAGTCAAATCCTGATGATAGGCCACAAACCAGTTTGATTTTTCAGGTTTATCAAAATAAATTGATTTGGTTATGAAATATCCCTTTCCAAAATTGGATTCGATAATTTCGTTTAAATTTTCATTAAAAATAAAAGCTAAAGTCTCAGGAACTTCTTTATGAAATTGTCTGATGGCAAATAAATCTTGTGATTTTCTGAAAGTAGCATTATCAGAATCTTTTTGGGTTGCATTTTCAATTAACGAGATCAAATTTTCAATCTCATTTTCAGTAAAAACATTATTTATAATTGAAAAACCTTCGCTATGAATTTGTTTTGAGTGAATCATTTTTGAAATCTGAAAAGAAAAAACTTAGAATCTCAGCATCTTAGCAACTTAGAAACTGAAAAATTATAAAACCCTACTCACCGTCAACCCATCACGAATAGGCAGTAAAACCGTCTCGACTCTAGGATCATCTTTCAAAAGCTGATTGTATTCTAAAAGTACTTTTGTGCTAACATCATTTGGATGAACCGGTTCTAAAATTTTTCCACTCCATAAAACATTATCAGACAAAATAATACCGCCTTTATTCATCTTTGGAACAATCATTTCCCAGTAATTGAGATAGTTTTCCTTGTCAGCATCAATAAAAACCAAATCAAATTTTAGATCTAAATCCGGAATAATATTTACGGCTTCACCTAAATGTTGAAAAATTTGTTTTCCCCAAGGTGATGCATCAAAATACTTTCGCTGAAAATCAACCAATTCTTCTTTAATATCAATCGTGTGTAATTGTCCGTTTTCCTGCATTCCTTCACATAAACATAAAGCAGCATAACCGGTATAAGTTCCAATTTCCAGAATATTAACAGGACGAATTAGTTTGGATAACATACTCAAAACACGTCCCTGAAAGTGGCCACTTAACATTCTCGGCAAAAGTATTTTCTGGTAGGTTTCTTTGTTGAGTTTCGCTAATAATTCCGGTTCATTTTCAGAATGCTGTTCGATATAATCTTCGAGTTCTTGTGATATAAAATGCATGTTGTAGTATCTTGTAATTTCAAATGCAAAAATACAAAAAATAGTAACGAACTATTGCGCATAAAAAAACCATTCGTTGTAGCGAATGGTTTTCGTTTATTAGCTTTTATTAATTTATTTTTTCAAAGCTTCGTTTACTTCTTTAGCTGTTTTTACAGTTCCGTCTTTGGCAGCTTTAGCAGCATTTTCTACTTTTTCAGCGCCTTTTTTAGTCGCGTCTTTTACATCTTCAGCGGCTTTTTTAGTCGCGTTTTTTACATCCTGAGCAGCAGTTTCTGTTGCATCTTTTGCTTTAGTAGCAGCACTTTCTGCCTTGCTTACGGCGCTGTCTTTTACTTCTTCGATGTCAGTGGTAAGAGAATCTACTTTGTTGCCAAGAGTTAATTCGTCTTCTGCAGGTTTGTTTTCTTTTTTCTCGCATGATTGAACAGCAAATGCTAATAAAGCAACGACAGCTAAACTTAAAATTTGTTTTTTCATAATTACATTTTTTTTTAGGTTGATAAAACTTAAAGGTTATATGGCTGAAAAATAAAAGTACAAATTTTAAAATGATTGAGCTCTTTGTAAGATTATTTTTCTTTTGAGAGCAAAACAATTCCTGTGCCAAATTTTTAATTTTTGTTATCGTGCTGTTTAATTTTTTATTAGAGAAAAAAATCACTTTTTATACAGACTGAAATTGATTACAATATCATCTTTTACTTTGATTAATCCAGCCATTTTTACTGGCGGTTCTAATTCGATATCAGAGAATTTTAAATTAAGTGTTCCCTGAATTTTATCATCAGTGTTGTATAAAATGAAGTCCTTGTATTTTAAAGTTTTGTCTGTAATGTAGAAATTCAATCTGCATTTGTAATTTTTACCGCTTGGTTTGATGTCCGAAATCGAAACCGTACTGTTTGGAAATTTTTTTACTTTGACCGTTCCCTGTAAATCTTTGGTCATGATTTTGTTGCCGCAATCAAAGTCAGACATTTTAATTTCGGTATTAAACGTATTTTTTTTAATGCAGTTAACATAAACCGTATCCTTTATAGTAAAGGTATTAGAGCAATTGTATTTGCCAACTGTAGATAGTCCTGTGATTTCTATTTTAATTTTATTAATTACCACAGCGCTATCTTCTGGGAAAAAAGTGGGTTTAGCACTTCCTAGTAAAAAGAATAGTACTAAACCCATAATTAATATTTGAAATCTCGTTTTCATTTTTTTATATTAGAATGCAATGGTTGCTTCGAATACTAAACCTTCAAATTTACCACCATAAAAGTTGTTTAGATTTCCAGTAGCAGGATCTCCTGTAAATTGTGAATAGTCTTTATATTTTTGATTCACGTAGTTCAATTTAGCTAAGATGTTTTTAGTCATAAACCAGCCAGCACTTGCTTCAAATTTATCTACGGTAACCTTTTTAGCATCAGCATTAGATAATTTTCCGGATACGGTATTGTATTTTCCTCCGATATAGAATTGTTCAGTATTTCCAAATCTATAAATAAGCTCTGAAGCATATTGATTAGCAGTACGTTTGTCATCAGTACCAGCTTTATCTCCTCCTGAAGCTAATTCGATTGTTCCAAAGAATTCAAGTCCTTTATATTTCACAAAAGGGTTAATCATATAGGTAGTTGCCCAGTTTTTAAAATTAGGGTTGAACGTTGCCTCCGGAGTAGATGTTTTACTAAAAGTAGTAGCCACATCAGTCGTAGTTGTAGAAATAACATTCCCACTAGCATCGGTCTTAGTAATGGTATTTTTATAAGCGTTGTTGTTCAAGATACCCCAATAACCAAACCCTGATCTGTTAGCAGAATATATGTTTGCGTTACCCAGATTTGCATTATGATAAAGAGAACCGGTTAATCTCACTCTTAAATCTTCATTAAGCTGTTTGTCATAACCCAATTTAGCTAAAATTGAAGGGCTGTGTGTTGTGTTAGTATTTGGTCCGTTAGTATAAAAAACTTCTTCATTACTTTGATTTAAATTACCATTCGTAACACCTAACATACTTACCAATCCATTTCTGTTATAGTAAACTTCCATACCCATTTCTGTAGTGAAAGAATACATCACGTTGTTCCCAACAAATGCATTTCGGATTGTATTACCATTATCAGAACCTCTAAAGTGAGCATCACCAAAATTGTTCTCCATTTGTCCAATTTTAATGGTAGCATATTTCATGAAATCAGCCAGGAAGTCTTTTTTGATGAAGTCTAACTTGTCAATTTGTAAGTATCCACCTTTTACATAAGAATCATTGTGGTGTCTTGAAGCTAAATAAACATCTAAATTCACTCTTACTCCGTCAAACAATTGAGCACCAATATACATATCAGCAGCAGGAAGAGTAAAATTGTTTTCAGTATTCATTAAGCGATATCCTGTAATTGATCTAGTCGTAGTTCCAGTAGCTGTAGTGGTCGTAGTCGTAATGCTGGCAGGTTGGTCGTTGAATGAATTTGTTGCCTGGAAATCCATGTTGAAAGCACCACCAAGGTCAATGCTAAGGCCTTTAAATTCTCTAGTGTCTTTTTGTACATCGAAAACATTGATACCGTCTTTCCCTCTTGATATTTGGTTTTGCATGTTTCCAAAGCTAACTTGTGCATTAACAGCAAACGTACTTATTAATGTAATAAATAGGATATAAATCTTCTTCATGGCGGTTATAGATTAAAGTTTAAATTAAATTTTAGTGTTAGGTCCTGACCTGTTTTAATAGTGCCAAGCATTGCAGTTGGCGATTTCATTCCGAAATCTGTAAAAGTGATTTTATTAGATCCCTGCAGATTCAAACCGTCTTTTGTAACAGTCGTTTTTGCAGTTGTTTTATACACTTTGCTGACTCCGGCAATGGTGTAAGTTCCGGTTAGTTCCCAAGTAGTTTCGTTTACTTTTTCGGCAGATTTTAGAACATATTTTATGTTTTTATTTTTATCTGTTTTTAAAGTCTCATAAGCTACTTTATCCATGCTTTTTTTCTCGCTTTTTACGGTTTCTGCCGGAAGGGTTATGGTTAATGCATCGATATCTGTTAATTTTCCGCTAGCGATGTTTAAGGATGCTGTTCCAGTTCCGGAAGCCGATTTCATTTCCCAGTCGTGAAGTGTTGAAGTTCCTGCAACAGAGAAAGTAGATTTGCTGTCTAAATTGTATGATTTTTGTGCAGTAACAATTGATGTAATTCCGAAGAAAGCGGTTACTAATGCGAAAAATTTTATTGTACTTGTTTTCATGTTAGTCATGTTTTTTTTATTGTAAAAAAATAAGTTAATAAGTCGGCCAGTTTCTATTTAGTACTAAGAATGTTGTTTTAACTTGTATCAAAGATCCCCCTATAAATCAGAGAAATACATGATAAAAATCATTGTTAAAATTTTATTAAATAGGTATTTAATAGCTACAACGTTTTCATTTTTTACGAAATCGATCACTAAGGCAAAAAAGAACGTAGAATTTTGTTGAATTATGAATTTTTAAGATTTTAGAAGTAAGAATCCCTAGGGATAATTTGGAGGATTTTTAACAATCAAAAAGTGCTTTGTTTAGCTTAAAATGATGTTGAAGATTACTGTCAAGTCTTTTCCCGCTTTTACAACACCAAGAGCTGCTTTTGGCGGAGCCATTTCAAAATCGGCAAAAGTGATTTGATTGGAACCCTGTAAGGTAAAAGTTCCATTATTATAGGTCACTCTTACTTGTGTTACAAATTCTCTGCTTACGCCTGCAATTGTATAAACTCCTGTAAGATTCCAAGTGGTATCGTCAATTTTAGTAGCAGATTTTAAAACGTATTCAATGTTTTGATGATTTTCTGTATCCAAAGCTTCATATGCCACTTTATCCATACTGGCTTTATAACTTTTTAAGCTTTCTGCTAATAATGAAATGCTCAAGCTATTTATTTCAGTTAGTTTAGAATCTTTTATGGTTAAGTTGGCTGTTCCGGTTCCCTCTGTGGATTTCATTACCCAATCGTGTACAGTTGAAGTTCCTGCAACTTCAAAAGTGGAACTTGCGTTTACGTTATAAGTTCTTTGCGCATTTATTTGTAAAGTAGCTGTTGTGAAGAGTACCGTTAATAGGATTGATTTAATTGTTTTCATCTCAATTATGTTAGGTTAATTTTAATCAGGAGTGTTCGGTGAAGTGGTTGTGAATTACCCTTATTTCTTGGATCAAAATTAGAACTGACATAAAACAAACGGAATGATAAAAATCATGACAAAAGTTTTATTAAATCTTTATTGTAAAGGATGAATTGTTGAGGTTATATATAGGTAGGATTTATGAAGAATAATTTCGGTTGTAAATATTTGTCTTTTATGGAGTTGTGTGTTTTTTGCGAAAGCTTTGATGATTCGTCTTTTTTGAAGTAGATTTTAAGAATATATCTAAAAAGCAAAGAAAAATGACAAAAGTGATTAACTTTGCAGCATGCAAATGGAGAAAAAAGACATACGCGCCTTATCAAAAGACCAGCTTCGCGATTTTTTTGTTGAAAATGGAGATAAAGCTTTTCGCGGAAATCAGGTTTATGAATGGTTGTGGAGCAAAGGAGCTCACAGTTTTGAAGATATGACTAATGTAGCTAAAACTACAAGGTCTATGCTGGAGAATAATTTTGTAATCAATCATATTAAGGTTGATACCATGCAAAAAAGCAGTGACGGAACTGTAAAAAATGCCGTGAGACTTCATGACGGACTTGTTGTGGAATCTGTTTTAATTCCAACAGAAACGAGAACTACAGCTTGTGTATCGAGTCAGGTTGGGTGTAGTTTAGATTGTAATTTCTGTGCTACTGCAAGATTAAAAAGAATGCGTAACCTTGAACCGGGCGAAATTTACGATCAGGTTCTGGCTATCGATAAAGAAAGTCGTTTGTATTACAATCATCCACTTTCGAATATTGTTTTTATGGGAATGGGAGAGCCTTTAATGAATTACAATAATGTCATTAAAGCAATTGATATGATTACTTCGGAAGAAGGTTTAGGAATGTCGCCGAAACGAATTATGGTTTCGACTTCCGGAATTCCGAAAATGATCAAAAAAATGGCAGATGACGATGTGAAGTTCAAATTAGCGGTTTCATTACATTCTGCAATTGATGAAACACGCGCGCGAATCATGCCTTTCAGTAAAAACTTTCCTTTAAAAGATCTAAGAGAAGCTTTAGAATATTGGTACAGAAAAACCAAAAGCAAAATTTCATATGAATATGTAGTTTGGAAAGGAATCAACGACGACAAAGCTTCGGTTGATGCGTTAGTGAAGTTCTGTAAATATGTGCCTTGCAAAGTCAATTTAATTGAATACAATCCAATTGATGACGGCGAATTCCAGCAAGCCTCAGAAGAAGCTATTATGGCTTATATAAAAGCCTTAGAAAATATTGGAGTGGTGGTAAAAGTAAGAAGAAGCCGAGGAAAAGACATAGATGCAGCTTGCGGTCAACTAGCCAACAAAGAAGCGTAAAAAAAATACTCGCCAGAATATACTCCGCTAGGAGTATCTCATCGGAAGAAAAAATATGTTCGTGCACCATTTTGGGATATCAACAAAAAAAAAGCATTAAAAACAAGGCGTTAGCCTCATTTTTAATGCTTTTTTTGGGCAAAAAGGATTCTATTTTTTCAAATCAATTTCTTCAGTAACTCCGTCTTTGGTTACTGTAGCAAGAGAGTCGCACTCTCCGCTTCCGTAATCTATAGTTGCCGAAGCACCATTTTTAGTAATAGATACAATTCCTTTTACAGCAAAAGGTTTTCTGCAAATAGCATTAAACTCTAAAGGAGTTGTAATTTCTGCCGAGTAGGTATCTCCATTTGGGAAGGTCGTTGAACCGCTTCCTGTTACTACAAAAGCATTGTCATCCCAATCAAACCAAGTGTCGTAACCTGAGGTCATTTCTTTGACTAATGTTCCTTTTCTGGTATAAACTCCGCCATCATCGAACGTAATCGTTAAATCTATTGATGCGGTAGAAACAGGATGAGGTGTAACCTGTAAATTGGTTTCTTTAATAGTTCGAACAATACTTTTGTTTCCCTGAAGTTTTTTACCATTATGATAAAATCCTTCAAAAGTGTAACTAATAGTTTGAGTCGAAGAACTAAAATCATTAGAAAAAGAAACAACCATTTTTCCTTTAACCGTATTTCCGTTATTCAAAGTACAGCCTTCCACACCAAAATCAACAGTTTTTGTCCAGGTGTTATTGGTTAAAACGGTTGTTATAGTAGCGCAGCTTGGAAGAAAATTCTTTTTAGGTCCGCTATATTTTGAATTTATATTTAGTTGTGAGGTAAATTGATCTTCGGCAATATTGGTAACATCATCTACAGTGGCATCGATTTTAGAATTGGTAATAATTTCCTCGTTGGTAATCGCTGTTCCTGATCCATCATTTGTTTTTTCATCAGAATTACAGCCGATGAAAAAAGACATAGTAATACAAGTGCTAAGTAATAAAAATTTTGTTTTCATAAATAAATAGTTTTGGGTTCTTCTTTTAAATAAATGAATTCAAATCAGTATTAGTTAGAGCTATTTTTGGTGGGTGTTTTTAGATTAAGAGATAAAATATTAAAATCCTAACCTAAAATACACAACGTATTTTTATTTAAAATAGTATATTTGGACTCTAAATGAATATTACGTCTCAAATAAAGCAGCCTATTTTTAACGAAATGGAACTTTTCGAAAAAAAGTTCCATGAGTCGATGACATCTAAGGTTGCCTTACTAAACCGAATCACTTATTATATCGTAAACCGCAAGGGAAAACAAATGCGTCCGATGTTTGTTTTTCTTACTGCAAAAATGGTTTCAGGCGGTACTGTAAACGAAAGAACGTATCGCGGAGCTTCGGTTATCGAATTAATTCATACCGCAACTTTAGTGCATGATGATGTGGTGGACGACAGCAATCGCCGCCGTGGATTTTTCTCTATCAATGCGCTTTGGAAAAATAAAATAGCTGTTTTAGTTGGAGATTATTTATTGTCTAAAGGTTTATTGCTTTCTATCGATAATGGCGATTTTGATTTATTGAGAATCATTTCGGTTGCCGTTCGTGAAATGAGCGAAGGAGAATTACTTCAAATAGAAAAAGCAAGAAGACTGGATATTACCGAAGACGTTTACTACGAAATCATCAGAAAGAAAACAGCAACGCTTATTGCAGCTTGTTGTGCGCTTGGCGCGAAAGCTGTAATCGAAGATGATATTCAGGTAGAAAATATGCGAAAGTTCGGTGAATTGATCGGAATGGCATTCCAAATCAAAGACGATTTGTTTGATTACAGCGAAGAAGCCATCGGAAAACCAACCGGAATCGATATTAAAGAGCAAAAAATGACTTTGCCTTTAATTCATGTTTTAAATACTTGTACACCGCAGGAAAAAAAGTGGTTAATCAACTCCATCAAAAACCACAACAAAGACAAAAAACGCGTAAAAGAAGTTATTGCCTTTGTAAAAAATAATAATGGTTTGGCTTACGCCGAAAATAAAATGGTCGAATTCCAGCAGGAAGCTCTTGCTCTTCTTCAAAACTTCGAAGATTCTGAATATAAAGACGCCTTGACTTTGATGGTTAATTATGTAATCGAGAGGAAGAAATAATCTTTTTAATTAGATAATTGATTACTTTTCAAGCCAATTTTTCCATCGTTTAATTTTTGGATCATTGGTTATTAATTTCTGGTTTTCACTATCATAAAACACTTGTAATTGCTCGCTTTCCGTTCCGATGCATCCTAAATTACTCCAAAGCGTTATAAATTCTATAAAATTATCGGCAAGCTTTTCCCCATGCAAAGGGCCATCATCATGGCTTAAATACATAACTTCATCATTTTGATTGAAAGCAATCAAATCGCCGTTTGGAACTTCAATAAATGGAATCTTATTATAATAATGTTTACCA is a window of Flavobacterium crocinum DNA encoding:
- a CDS encoding phytanoyl-CoA dioxygenase family protein yields the protein MIHSKQIHSEGFSIINNVFTENEIENLISLIENATQKDSDNATFRKSQDLFAIRQFHKEVPETLAFIFNENLNEIIESNFGKGYFITKSIYFDKPEKSNWFVAYHQDLTISVDRKIEVENFENWTLKQNQFAVQPPTEILEDNFTIRIHIDKTTKDNGALKVINNSHSKGIIRIENLDFENEKETICEVDKGGIMIMKPLLFHASNKTTNNERRRVIHIEFSKQQLPNGLEWSEKTIFQN
- a CDS encoding Sec-independent protein translocase subunit TatA/TatB, yielding MFGIGGGELVFILFIVLMLFGSDKVPEIARTMGKAMAQLKNATNDIKSEIQKGAEANGLDSKSLNDLTGNINAEINNAKSNLLGDTGNLLGDTTNEIEKVKEDIDSLSGPIKRQR
- a CDS encoding YceI family protein, which translates into the protein MKTSTIKFFALVTAFFGITSIVTAQKSYNLDSKSTFSVAGTSTLHDWEMKSASGTGTASLNIASGKLTDIDALTITLPAETVKSEKKSMDKVAYETLKTDKNKNIKYVLKSAEKVNETTWELTGTYTIAGVSKVYKTTAKTTVTKDGLNLQGSNKITFTDFGMKSPTAMLGTIKTGQDLTLKFNLNFNL
- a CDS encoding phosphatase PAP2 family protein is translated as MLEKIQELDKDLLIFLNGLGSETYDKLWLIITNQLYWTPFFILLFYLIYKKIGGKQTLYLLLFIAILIAFTDQTCNLFKHTFQRLRPCNDPEVNSIIRVVQVRKSFSFFSGHAANTMAVATFLFLVLKRYFKYLGFLFLWPLIFAYSRIYLGLHYPGDILAGYFFGAVFGFLIYLVYKRLKPQYFPG
- a CDS encoding YceI family protein, translated to MKTIKSILLTVLFTTATLQINAQRTYNVNASSTFEVAGTSTVHDWVMKSTEGTGTANLTIKDSKLTEINSLSISLLAESLKSYKASMDKVAYEALDTENHQNIEYVLKSATKIDDTTWNLTGVYTIAGVSREFVTQVRVTYNNGTFTLQGSNQITFADFEMAPPKAALGVVKAGKDLTVIFNIILS
- a CDS encoding O-methyltransferase; amino-acid sequence: MHFISQELEDYIEQHSENEPELLAKLNKETYQKILLPRMLSGHFQGRVLSMLSKLIRPVNILEIGTYTGYAALCLCEGMQENGQLHTIDIKEELVDFQRKYFDASPWGKQIFQHLGEAVNIIPDLDLKFDLVFIDADKENYLNYWEMIVPKMNKGGIILSDNVLWSGKILEPVHPNDVSTKVLLEYNQLLKDDPRVETVLLPIRDGLTVSRVL
- the rlmN gene encoding 23S rRNA (adenine(2503)-C(2))-methyltransferase RlmN, whose product is MQMEKKDIRALSKDQLRDFFVENGDKAFRGNQVYEWLWSKGAHSFEDMTNVAKTTRSMLENNFVINHIKVDTMQKSSDGTVKNAVRLHDGLVVESVLIPTETRTTACVSSQVGCSLDCNFCATARLKRMRNLEPGEIYDQVLAIDKESRLYYNHPLSNIVFMGMGEPLMNYNNVIKAIDMITSEEGLGMSPKRIMVSTSGIPKMIKKMADDDVKFKLAVSLHSAIDETRARIMPFSKNFPLKDLREALEYWYRKTKSKISYEYVVWKGINDDKASVDALVKFCKYVPCKVNLIEYNPIDDGEFQQASEEAIMAYIKALENIGVVVKVRRSRGKDIDAACGQLANKEA
- a CDS encoding polyprenyl synthetase family protein encodes the protein MNITSQIKQPIFNEMELFEKKFHESMTSKVALLNRITYYIVNRKGKQMRPMFVFLTAKMVSGGTVNERTYRGASVIELIHTATLVHDDVVDDSNRRRGFFSINALWKNKIAVLVGDYLLSKGLLLSIDNGDFDLLRIISVAVREMSEGELLQIEKARRLDITEDVYYEIIRKKTATLIAACCALGAKAVIEDDIQVENMRKFGELIGMAFQIKDDLFDYSEEAIGKPTGIDIKEQKMTLPLIHVLNTCTPQEKKWLINSIKNHNKDKKRVKEVIAFVKNNNGLAYAENKMVEFQQEALALLQNFEDSEYKDALTLMVNYVIERKK